A stretch of the Thermus thermophilus genome encodes the following:
- a CDS encoding polyhydroxybutyrate depolymerase, translating to MLRRILPFLALLGGALAQAFWVETPLGRAQGRLEGGAIAFYGLPYAEAERFRAPRPLKAWPHGVGQEAVACPQAPGITARLGGTLPPEREGCLVLSIYLPAQVPPPEGFPVMVYLHGGGFTSGAAAEPIYRGHRLAEEGVVVVAPNYRLGPLGFLALPALAEEDPKAVGNYGLLDVFEALRFVRDYIRYFGGDPKNVTLFGESAGGMLVCTLLATPEARGLFQKAIVQSGGCGYVRALEEDYAQGEAWAKARGCDPKDLACLRALPLERLLPKEPGLEATGRFLANPSLFRAGPFKPHLSPLLPQDPREALREGRAAGIPLIAGANAEEVAFPALQALLGPGNWEEAERRLLASGLSREKAQALLAHYRKKAPDPKRAWGEVQTDLTLLCPSLQVARLQAPHAPAYAYLFTFRVPGWEGLGAFHGLELAPLFGNLEAMPFLPLFLGEEAKAKAEYLGRKMRRYWTSFAKDGEPKGWPRWPLYREGHLLRLDVPLGLLPDLYEERCRALEALGLL from the coding sequence ATGCTCCGGCGCATCCTGCCCTTCCTCGCCCTCCTGGGAGGGGCTCTCGCCCAGGCCTTCTGGGTGGAGACCCCCTTGGGCCGGGCCCAAGGCCGCCTCGAGGGCGGGGCCATCGCCTTCTACGGCCTCCCCTACGCCGAGGCGGAGCGGTTCCGGGCCCCAAGGCCCCTAAAGGCCTGGCCCCACGGCGTGGGCCAGGAAGCGGTGGCCTGCCCCCAGGCCCCGGGGATCACGGCCCGCCTCGGGGGGACCCTCCCCCCGGAAAGGGAGGGCTGCCTGGTCCTGAGCATCTACCTCCCCGCCCAGGTCCCGCCCCCGGAGGGCTTCCCCGTGATGGTCTACCTCCACGGCGGGGGCTTCACCTCGGGAGCGGCCGCCGAGCCCATCTACCGGGGGCACCGGCTAGCGGAAGAGGGGGTCGTCGTGGTGGCCCCCAACTACCGCCTGGGGCCCTTGGGCTTCCTCGCCCTTCCCGCCCTGGCGGAGGAAGACCCCAAGGCGGTGGGGAACTACGGGCTTTTGGACGTCTTCGAGGCCCTCCGCTTCGTGAGGGACTATATCCGCTACTTCGGGGGCGACCCCAAGAACGTCACCCTCTTCGGGGAGTCCGCCGGGGGGATGCTGGTCTGCACCCTCCTCGCCACCCCGGAGGCCCGGGGCCTCTTCCAGAAGGCCATCGTCCAGTCGGGAGGGTGCGGGTACGTCCGGGCTTTGGAGGAGGACTACGCCCAGGGGGAGGCCTGGGCCAAGGCGAGGGGGTGCGACCCCAAGGACCTCGCCTGCCTCCGCGCCCTCCCCCTGGAGAGGCTCTTGCCCAAGGAGCCCGGCCTCGAGGCCACGGGCCGCTTCCTCGCAAACCCCTCCCTCTTCCGGGCGGGCCCCTTCAAGCCCCACCTCTCCCCCCTCCTCCCCCAGGACCCCAGGGAGGCCCTAAGGGAGGGGAGGGCGGCGGGTATCCCCTTGATCGCCGGGGCGAACGCCGAGGAGGTGGCCTTCCCCGCCCTCCAAGCCCTCCTCGGGCCCGGGAACTGGGAGGAGGCGGAGAGGCGGCTCCTCGCCTCGGGGCTTTCCCGGGAGAAGGCCCAAGCCCTCCTCGCCCACTACCGGAAGAAGGCCCCCGACCCCAAAAGGGCCTGGGGGGAGGTGCAGACCGACCTCACCCTCCTCTGCCCTTCCCTCCAGGTAGCAAGGCTCCAAGCCCCCCACGCCCCCGCCTACGCCTACCTCTTCACCTTCCGGGTGCCGGGATGGGAGGGCCTTGGGGCCTTCCACGGCCTGGAGCTCGCCCCCCTCTTCGGGAACCTGGAGGCCATGCCCTTCCTCCCCCTCTTCCTGGGCGAGGAGGCCAAGGCGAAGGCGGAGTACCTGGGGCGGAAGATGCGCCGCTACTGGACTTCTTTCGCTAAGGACGGGGAGCCCAAGGGGTGGCCCCGCTGGCCCCTCTACCGGGAGGGCCACCTCCTGCGGCTGGACGTCCCCCTGGGGCTCCTTCCGGACCTTTACGAGGAACGGTGCCGCGCCCTCGAGGCCCTTGGGCTACTCTAA
- a CDS encoding DUF4384 domain-containing protein: MGVLLLALAAFLSACTLTLYPEGLSVTYRVDFGGAILRFEPDRGRGATYFVGEEVRFFLTLDRPGWVSLVVQDPDGYTYELDRFPLSRGTHVLPPGPYRYTLIPPRGLHRVRAVYTQSPPSSRVRLEGRYADWDARLRLYVEASGARAYDVAETYFYVR, from the coding sequence ATGGGGGTTCTCCTTCTGGCCCTTGCGGCCTTCCTTTCCGCCTGCACCCTGACCCTTTACCCGGAGGGCCTTTCCGTGACCTACCGGGTGGACTTCGGCGGGGCGATCCTGCGCTTTGAGCCCGACCGGGGGCGGGGGGCCACCTACTTCGTGGGGGAGGAGGTGCGCTTCTTCCTCACCCTGGACCGCCCAGGCTGGGTGAGCTTGGTGGTGCAAGACCCAGACGGCTATACCTACGAGCTGGACCGCTTCCCCCTTTCCCGGGGCACCCACGTCCTGCCCCCCGGGCCCTACCGCTACACCCTCATCCCGCCCCGGGGCCTTCACCGGGTGCGGGCGGTGTACACCCAAAGCCCCCCCTCAAGCCGGGTCCGCCTCGAGGGCCGCTACGCCGACTGGGACGCGAGGCTCCGCCTCTACGTGGAGGCCTCGGGGGCGAGGGCCTACGACGTGGCCGAGACGTACTTTTACGTCCGCTAG
- a CDS encoding YifB family Mg chelatase-like AAA ATPase — protein sequence MLAQVRSYALFGLEAVPVTVEVDVSPGLPSYALVGLPDKAVEESRERVRAALKNAGFPYPQARVVVNLAPAELRKEGSQFDLPIALGLLAAQGVVPIEALSPFALAGELGLDGSLRPVPGAVNLALGALAEGKKLLLPLESAKEAALVEGVEVYGARSLQEAVAFLRGEEALAEARPEEAPEAVEALDLRDVKGQAKAKRALEIAAAGFHHLLMVGSPGSGKTMLARRLPFLLPPLSREEALEVTRIHSAAGKPVRGLVKAPPFRAPHHTVSYAGLIGGGAIPKPGEVSLAHRGVLFLDEFPEFSREALEALRQPLEDGVVTVARARASLTFPARFLLVAAMNPCPCGWHGDPERPCTCTPAAQRRYAARISGPLLDRFDLVVEVPRLTPEELARAPEGEGTEAVRERVLRARERMLARQGRPNGLLSGRALREHARLTPPAQALLQEAAKRMLLSARSYDRVLRVARTVADLLGEERVGEAHVAEALAYRRAL from the coding sequence ATGCTGGCCCAGGTGCGAAGCTACGCCCTCTTCGGTCTGGAGGCGGTTCCCGTCACCGTGGAGGTGGACGTTAGCCCCGGGCTTCCCAGCTACGCCCTGGTGGGCCTGCCCGACAAGGCGGTGGAGGAAAGCCGGGAGAGGGTGCGGGCCGCCCTCAAGAACGCGGGCTTCCCCTACCCCCAGGCCCGGGTGGTGGTGAACCTGGCCCCGGCGGAGCTTCGGAAGGAGGGGAGCCAGTTTGACCTTCCCATCGCCCTGGGCCTCCTCGCGGCCCAGGGGGTGGTGCCCATAGAGGCCCTCTCCCCCTTCGCCCTTGCGGGGGAGCTCGGCCTGGACGGGAGCTTGAGGCCCGTTCCCGGGGCGGTGAACCTGGCCCTGGGGGCCTTGGCCGAGGGGAAGAAGCTCCTCCTGCCCCTGGAGAGCGCCAAGGAGGCGGCCTTGGTGGAGGGGGTGGAGGTCTACGGGGCGAGAAGCCTCCAGGAAGCCGTGGCCTTCCTCAGGGGCGAGGAGGCCTTGGCCGAGGCCCGGCCCGAGGAGGCCCCGGAGGCGGTGGAGGCGCTGGACCTCAGGGACGTCAAGGGCCAGGCCAAGGCCAAGCGGGCCCTGGAGATCGCCGCCGCGGGCTTCCACCACCTCCTCATGGTGGGAAGCCCGGGCTCGGGGAAGACCATGCTGGCCAGGCGGCTTCCTTTCCTCCTCCCGCCCCTTTCCCGGGAGGAGGCCTTGGAGGTGACCCGGATCCACTCCGCCGCGGGGAAGCCGGTGCGGGGGCTTGTGAAGGCCCCGCCCTTCCGCGCCCCGCACCACACGGTGAGCTACGCCGGGCTCATCGGGGGCGGGGCCATCCCCAAGCCCGGGGAGGTCTCCTTGGCCCACCGGGGGGTGCTCTTCCTGGACGAGTTCCCCGAGTTCTCCCGGGAGGCCCTCGAGGCCCTCCGCCAGCCCCTGGAGGACGGGGTGGTGACCGTGGCCCGGGCCCGGGCAAGCCTCACCTTTCCCGCCCGCTTCCTCCTGGTGGCGGCCATGAACCCCTGCCCCTGCGGCTGGCACGGGGACCCGGAAAGGCCTTGCACCTGCACCCCCGCCGCCCAGCGGCGCTACGCGGCCCGGATCTCCGGGCCCCTCCTGGACCGGTTTGACCTGGTGGTGGAGGTGCCGCGCCTCACCCCCGAGGAGCTCGCCCGCGCCCCGGAAGGGGAGGGCACGGAGGCGGTGCGGGAAAGGGTCTTGAGGGCCCGGGAGAGGATGCTCGCCCGCCAGGGGAGGCCCAACGGGCTTCTCTCGGGGCGGGCCCTGAGGGAGCACGCCCGCCTCACCCCACCGGCCCAGGCCCTCCTCCAGGAGGCGGCCAAGCGGATGCTCCTTTCGGCCCGGAGCTACGACCGCGTCCTCCGGGTGGCCCGCACCGTCGCCGACCTTTTGGGCGAGGAGAGGGTGGGGGAGGCCCACGTGGCCGAGGCCCTGGCCTACCGCAGGGCCCTCTAG
- a CDS encoding TRAP transporter substrate-binding protein, which produces MNRRDFLKRAGIGVAASAAFGPVFAQGSPTVRWRMASSFPKSLDTIYGAAEVLAERVRALTGGRFQIRVYQAGEIVPGLQVMDAVQQGTVEAGHTASYYYVGKAQVLAFDAAVPFGLTARQQNAWMYHGGGIELFRSIFADFNIIQFPGGNTGVQMGGWFRKEIRGLSDLKGLKMRIPGPGGQVMSRLGVVPQVLAGGDIYPALERGTIDATEWVGPYDDEKLGFYKVAKYYYYPGFWEPGLQLSFYVNLQEWRKLPKEYQQAFEVAAAEANLWMLAKYDRVNPPALQRLLRAGVVLRKWPNEIMQAAQKAAFEWFEEEAAKDATYRKVYTAWKAFREEQYRWFAVAELGYGQFAFPKV; this is translated from the coding sequence ATGAATCGGCGTGACTTCTTAAAGCGGGCAGGCATCGGCGTGGCGGCGAGCGCGGCCTTCGGTCCCGTCTTCGCCCAGGGGAGCCCCACCGTCCGCTGGCGCATGGCCAGCAGCTTCCCCAAGAGCCTGGACACCATCTACGGGGCGGCGGAGGTCCTGGCGGAAAGGGTCCGGGCGCTCACTGGGGGAAGGTTCCAGATCCGGGTCTACCAGGCGGGGGAGATCGTCCCCGGCCTTCAGGTGATGGACGCGGTGCAGCAGGGCACGGTGGAGGCGGGGCACACGGCGAGCTACTACTACGTGGGCAAGGCCCAGGTCCTGGCCTTTGACGCCGCCGTGCCCTTTGGGCTTACCGCCCGCCAGCAGAACGCCTGGATGTACCACGGGGGCGGGATTGAGCTTTTCCGCTCCATCTTCGCCGACTTCAACATCATCCAGTTCCCCGGGGGCAACACCGGGGTCCAGATGGGGGGCTGGTTCCGCAAGGAGATCAGGGGGCTTTCCGACCTCAAGGGCCTCAAGATGCGCATCCCCGGGCCCGGCGGCCAGGTGATGAGCCGCCTGGGCGTGGTGCCCCAGGTGCTGGCGGGCGGGGACATCTACCCGGCCCTGGAGCGGGGCACCATTGACGCCACCGAGTGGGTGGGTCCCTACGACGACGAGAAGCTGGGGTTCTACAAGGTGGCCAAGTACTACTACTACCCGGGCTTCTGGGAGCCCGGACTCCAGCTCTCCTTCTACGTGAACCTTCAGGAGTGGCGGAAGCTCCCCAAGGAGTACCAGCAGGCTTTTGAGGTGGCCGCCGCTGAGGCCAACCTGTGGATGCTGGCCAAGTACGACCGGGTGAACCCGCCCGCCCTCCAGCGCCTCCTCCGGGCCGGGGTGGTCCTCAGGAAGTGGCCCAACGAGATCATGCAGGCGGCCCAGAAGGCGGCCTTTGAGTGGTTTGAGGAAGAGGCGGCCAAGGACGCCACCTACCGCAAGGTCTACACCGCCTGGAAGGCCTTCCGGGAGGAGCAGTACCGCTGGTTTGCTGTGGCCGAGCTGGGCTACGGCCAGTTCGCCTTCCCCAAAGTCTAA
- a CDS encoding ribonuclease HII, whose protein sequence is MAEGPLEAPFWRKGLLVAGLDEAGRGAWAGPIVVGAVVLPPGEYPFRDSKLLSPKARERLAERVKEVALAFALGVAEAAEVDRLGVLKATLLAAERALLSLPLAPEALVTDYLPLPTPLPLLSPPKADEKSPTVAAASILAKVHRDRIMDELDRLYPGYGFARHKGYGTPEHQEALLALGPSPVHRKRFAPVAQAPLRFPEAP, encoded by the coding sequence ATGGCCGAAGGGCCCTTGGAAGCCCCCTTTTGGCGAAAAGGCCTCCTCGTGGCTGGCCTGGACGAGGCGGGGAGGGGGGCCTGGGCGGGGCCCATCGTGGTGGGGGCGGTGGTCCTGCCCCCGGGGGAGTACCCCTTCAGGGACTCCAAGCTCCTCTCCCCCAAAGCGAGGGAGCGCCTGGCGGAGAGGGTCAAGGAGGTGGCCCTGGCCTTTGCCCTGGGGGTGGCGGAGGCGGCGGAGGTGGACCGGCTTGGGGTCTTGAAGGCCACCCTCCTCGCGGCGGAGAGGGCCCTCCTCTCCCTCCCCCTCGCCCCGGAGGCCCTCGTCACCGACTACCTCCCCCTTCCCACCCCCCTTCCCCTCCTCTCCCCGCCCAAGGCGGACGAGAAAAGCCCTACGGTGGCCGCGGCGAGCATCCTGGCCAAGGTCCACCGGGACCGGATCATGGACGAGCTGGACCGCCTCTACCCGGGCTACGGCTTCGCCCGGCACAAGGGCTACGGCACCCCGGAGCACCAGGAGGCCCTCCTCGCCTTAGGGCCTAGCCCCGTCCACCGGAAGCGCTTCGCCCCCGTGGCCCAGGCTCCCTTAAGGTTCCCTGAAGCCCCTTAG
- a CDS encoding MFS transporter — translation MAARVFFLFTLGYFLSYFYRSANAVLAKDLSQELGLGPAELGFMTSLFYLAFAAAQLPLGGLLDRVGPRAVTPALLLVAALGSVVFGLAPNFAVLALGRALIGVGMAAALMGAMRAFSLWFPRNYATVSTLLVGLGATGGLLAATPLALLKEALGWRGVFLLGAFVVALVALALWVGVRNTPPGVAWPKGEDQGGLGQVFRNGRLLRVAFLAFAFAGSFLALQTLWAGAYAYHLGLEALAVGNLLFLYSGGAVLGFLVSGYLADRLGTARVLLASALLFALGLLLLLLKALVPAYLLLGFFGAFNILTLTQARELVPSHLVGRGTTLVNLFGIGGTFLLQWGLGVVVGALGYPWAFGGLLGLLLLALGLYLPLLRR, via the coding sequence ATGGCGGCGCGGGTGTTCTTCCTCTTCACCCTGGGTTATTTCCTCTCCTACTTCTACCGCTCGGCGAACGCGGTCCTCGCCAAGGACCTCTCCCAGGAGCTGGGCCTGGGGCCGGCGGAGCTTGGCTTCATGACGAGCCTCTTCTACCTGGCCTTCGCCGCGGCCCAGCTCCCTCTGGGGGGGCTTTTGGACCGGGTGGGTCCCCGGGCCGTCACCCCGGCCCTCCTCCTCGTGGCCGCCCTGGGGAGCGTGGTCTTCGGCCTGGCGCCAAACTTCGCCGTCTTGGCCCTGGGGCGCGCCCTCATCGGGGTGGGGATGGCCGCGGCCCTCATGGGCGCCATGAGGGCCTTCAGCCTCTGGTTCCCTAGGAACTACGCCACGGTCTCCACCCTCCTCGTGGGCCTCGGGGCCACGGGGGGGCTCCTGGCGGCCACGCCCCTCGCCCTCCTCAAGGAGGCCCTGGGCTGGCGGGGGGTCTTCCTCCTGGGGGCTTTCGTGGTGGCCCTGGTGGCCCTGGCCCTCTGGGTGGGGGTGCGGAACACCCCGCCCGGGGTGGCCTGGCCCAAAGGGGAAGACCAGGGGGGGCTCGGGCAGGTCTTCCGCAACGGGAGGCTTCTCCGGGTGGCCTTTTTGGCCTTCGCCTTCGCCGGGAGTTTCCTCGCCCTCCAGACCCTCTGGGCCGGGGCCTACGCCTACCATCTGGGCCTCGAGGCCCTGGCGGTGGGCAACCTCCTCTTCCTCTACTCGGGGGGAGCGGTTTTGGGCTTTCTCGTTTCCGGCTACCTGGCGGACCGCTTGGGCACGGCCCGGGTCCTCCTCGCTTCGGCCCTCCTCTTCGCCCTGGGCCTCCTTCTCCTCCTCCTCAAGGCCCTCGTTCCCGCCTACCTCCTCCTCGGCTTCTTCGGGGCCTTCAACATCCTCACCCTCACCCAGGCCCGGGAGCTGGTCCCTTCCCACCTGGTGGGCCGGGGCACCACCTTGGTGAACCTCTTCGGCATCGGGGGCACCTTCCTCCTGCAGTGGGGCCTCGGGGTGGTGGTGGGGGCCTTGGGGTACCCCTGGGCCTTCGGCGGGCTCCTTGGCCTCCTCCTCCTGGCCCTCGGCCTTTACCTGCCCCTCCTCCGCCGGTGA
- a CDS encoding DMT family transporter → MIPVALAALLWGLGGALAGRFMREIPPEVLIPLRFLLSFLLLLPLVLARPPHPAERRRLLGVGLALSGAQAFYYLAIHATTVATGIFLQYLAPSLLTLYALLKGERLPGRALLGVGLALLGAYLLVVGPEGLRGGALGVAYGLLSAVSFAAYAALAHGLRTPAFVALGVATGVGAFLSLPVLGLYGEKVLALGPVQWGAVAYLVTLGTVVPFGLFLLGVRTLPARTATLVAMLEPLSGALFAWPLAGEPLRPGALLGGGMILLGLWLHRR, encoded by the coding sequence GTGATCCCCGTGGCCCTGGCCGCCCTGCTTTGGGGGCTTGGGGGGGCCCTGGCCGGGCGGTTCATGCGGGAGATCCCCCCGGAGGTCCTCATCCCCTTGCGCTTCCTCCTGAGCTTCCTCCTCCTCCTGCCCCTCGTCCTCGCCCGTCCGCCCCACCCCGCCGAGAGGCGGCGGCTCCTCGGGGTGGGCCTCGCTCTCTCCGGAGCCCAGGCCTTTTACTACCTGGCCATCCACGCCACCACGGTGGCCACGGGGATCTTCCTCCAGTACCTCGCCCCCTCCCTCCTCACCCTCTACGCCCTCCTCAAGGGGGAGAGGCTCCCCGGGAGGGCCCTTTTGGGGGTGGGGCTCGCCCTCCTGGGGGCCTACCTCCTGGTGGTGGGGCCCGAGGGGCTTCGGGGAGGGGCTTTGGGCGTGGCCTACGGGCTCCTTTCCGCCGTTTCCTTTGCGGCCTACGCCGCCCTCGCCCACGGCCTCCGCACGCCTGCCTTCGTGGCCCTTGGGGTGGCCACGGGGGTGGGGGCCTTCCTCTCCCTTCCCGTCCTCGGGCTTTACGGGGAGAAGGTGCTGGCCCTCGGCCCGGTCCAGTGGGGGGCGGTGGCCTACCTGGTCACCCTGGGCACGGTGGTCCCCTTCGGCCTCTTCCTCCTCGGGGTGCGGACCCTCCCCGCCCGCACCGCCACCCTGGTGGCCATGCTGGAACCCCTGAGCGGGGCCCTCTTCGCCTGGCCCTTGGCGGGAGAGCCCTTGAGGCCCGGGGCGCTTCTTGGAGGCGGTATGATCCTTTTGGGCCTGTGGCTCCACCGGAGGTGA
- a CDS encoding molybdopterin oxidoreductase family protein — MRARATCPLDCPDACSLLLTLEGGRLLRVEGDPRHPITQGFACAKTYRYPERVRERLLYPLRRVGRKGEGRFVRVSWEEALDAIAERLKEVLDREGGEAVLPYHYAGTVGLVENQHPLAFFRAIGASELLETICATAGSAAWEMTYGPRLGPDPEDIPGNARYILLWGINSLSTNSHLTPFLKEAKRRGAKVVHIDPYENLTSRFAHEHIRLRPGTDAALAYALAHVLFREGLVDWEYLGRAAVGLEEFQKEAEKWTPKRASALTGVPEEAILRLAREMGEAKRVFLRVGYGMTRHPGGGNALRAVILLPALLGAWRYPGCGAMLSTSGAFPLNRRFLGGRHLLEGDHPHEGYFRPNPKARAINMNQLGTALTELKPPIRVLFVFNTNPLVVAPNTGKVKAGLEREDLFTVVLEQVMTETARFADYLLPATLFYEHPDLYTSYGHYYLSWNAPLSPPEGEARPNTWVFRELAKRLGLKEPTLYWTAEEVAESLLASDHPYLEGITLERLKGEGFVKLNLPRPFLPFAEGPVRFSPPPEVIPTEPLPEYPLILLTPPAHRFLNTTYGDVKALVEAEGGEPRLLIHPEDAEARGIQDGMLVHIRSPWGRVTRKAHVTEAPIPGTVVLEGTWWEKWAPDGKGVNHLTSERLTDLGGGSTFHATPVEVEPLRLA; from the coding sequence ATGAGGGCCCGCGCCACCTGCCCCCTGGACTGCCCCGACGCCTGCAGCCTCCTCCTCACCCTGGAGGGAGGACGCCTCCTCCGGGTGGAGGGGGACCCCCGCCACCCCATCACCCAAGGCTTTGCCTGCGCCAAGACCTACCGCTACCCGGAGAGGGTAAGGGAAAGGCTTCTTTACCCCTTGCGCCGGGTGGGGAGGAAGGGCGAGGGGAGGTTCGTGCGGGTCTCCTGGGAGGAGGCCCTGGACGCCATCGCCGAAAGGCTCAAGGAGGTCCTGGACCGGGAAGGGGGCGAGGCCGTCCTCCCCTACCACTACGCCGGGACCGTGGGCCTTGTGGAGAACCAGCACCCCCTGGCCTTCTTCCGGGCCATCGGGGCCTCGGAGCTCTTGGAGACCATCTGCGCCACGGCGGGAAGCGCCGCCTGGGAGATGACCTACGGCCCCCGCCTCGGCCCCGACCCCGAGGACATCCCCGGAAACGCCCGCTATATCCTCCTTTGGGGCATCAACAGCCTCTCCACCAACAGCCACCTCACCCCCTTCCTCAAGGAGGCGAAAAGGCGGGGGGCCAAGGTGGTCCACATAGACCCCTACGAAAACCTCACCTCCCGCTTCGCCCACGAGCACATCCGGCTCCGCCCCGGCACGGACGCCGCCCTCGCCTACGCCCTGGCCCACGTCCTCTTCCGGGAGGGCCTGGTGGACTGGGAGTACCTGGGGAGGGCGGCGGTGGGCCTGGAGGAGTTCCAGAAGGAGGCGGAAAAGTGGACCCCAAAGCGGGCGAGCGCCCTCACCGGTGTGCCCGAAGAGGCCATCCTCCGCCTCGCCCGGGAGATGGGGGAGGCGAAGCGGGTCTTCCTGCGGGTGGGCTACGGCATGACCCGCCACCCGGGAGGGGGAAACGCCCTAAGGGCCGTGATCCTCCTCCCCGCCCTCCTCGGGGCCTGGCGCTACCCGGGGTGCGGGGCCATGCTCTCCACGAGCGGGGCCTTCCCCCTGAACCGGCGCTTCCTCGGGGGGCGGCACCTCCTGGAGGGGGACCACCCCCACGAGGGCTACTTCCGGCCCAACCCCAAGGCGCGGGCCATCAACATGAACCAGCTCGGCACCGCCCTCACCGAGCTCAAGCCCCCCATAAGGGTCCTCTTCGTCTTCAACACGAACCCCCTGGTGGTGGCCCCCAATACGGGGAAGGTGAAGGCGGGGCTGGAACGGGAGGACCTCTTCACCGTGGTCCTGGAGCAGGTGATGACGGAGACGGCCCGCTTCGCCGACTACCTCCTCCCCGCCACCCTCTTCTACGAGCACCCCGACCTCTACACGAGCTACGGGCACTACTACCTCTCCTGGAACGCGCCCTTAAGCCCGCCCGAAGGGGAGGCCCGGCCCAACACCTGGGTCTTCCGGGAGCTGGCGAAGCGGCTTGGCCTGAAGGAGCCCACCCTCTACTGGACGGCCGAGGAGGTGGCGGAAAGCCTCCTCGCCTCGGACCACCCTTACCTAGAGGGGATCACCCTGGAAAGGCTCAAGGGGGAAGGCTTCGTGAAGCTCAACCTCCCCAGGCCCTTCCTTCCCTTCGCCGAAGGCCCCGTGCGCTTCAGCCCCCCGCCCGAGGTGATCCCCACCGAGCCCCTTCCCGAATACCCCCTGATCCTCCTCACCCCCCCGGCCCACCGCTTCTTAAACACCACCTACGGGGACGTGAAGGCCCTGGTGGAGGCGGAAGGCGGGGAGCCGAGGCTCCTCATCCACCCCGAGGACGCCGAGGCGCGAGGGATTCAGGACGGGATGCTCGTCCACATCCGTTCCCCTTGGGGAAGGGTCACGAGGAAGGCCCACGTCACCGAGGCCCCCATCCCGGGGACGGTGGTCCTCGAGGGCACCTGGTGGGAGAAGTGGGCCCCGGACGGCAAGGGGGTGAACCACCTCACCTCGGAAAGGCTCACCGACCTGGGCGGGGGAAGCACCTTCCACGCCACCCCGGTGGAGGTGGAGCCCTTGCGCCTCGCCTAG
- a CDS encoding DMT family transporter codes for MRPPGWKIAAVLLVGILAISFGSILVRLALRASGDQSLAFSLVMSAGRMGLAALLLAPGWRRGLGSRAGLPWAVGAGVFLALHFAFWITSLSYTSVAASTALVTTNPVWVTLFGWLLFKEKPSGTTLLGVAVALLGGLLIGLGDAEEGGGTNPLLGDLLAVFGAVAASFYFLLGREAQRRGLSTLEYVRVAYTTAALLLLPLPYLFGGGYGGYPLEVYAYLLLMALLPQLVGHTSFNWATRHIPPVLVTLAILFEPVGASLLAYLLFGELPGSQVLLGALILLLGVGLAVVGGRR; via the coding sequence ATGCGCCCCCCGGGGTGGAAGATCGCCGCCGTCCTTCTCGTGGGCATCCTGGCCATAAGCTTCGGGAGCATCCTGGTGCGCCTGGCCCTTCGGGCCTCCGGGGACCAAAGCCTCGCCTTCAGCCTGGTGATGAGCGCGGGGCGGATGGGGCTTGCGGCCCTCCTCCTGGCCCCGGGCTGGAGGAGGGGCTTGGGAAGCCGGGCCGGGCTTCCCTGGGCGGTGGGGGCCGGGGTCTTCCTCGCCCTCCACTTCGCCTTCTGGATCACCTCCCTTTCCTACACCTCCGTGGCCGCGAGCACCGCCTTGGTCACCACGAACCCCGTGTGGGTCACCCTTTTTGGCTGGCTTCTTTTCAAGGAAAAGCCCTCGGGAACCACGCTCCTCGGGGTGGCCGTGGCCCTTTTGGGGGGCCTTCTCATCGGGCTTGGGGACGCGGAAGAGGGAGGGGGAACCAACCCCCTTCTGGGGGACCTCCTGGCGGTCTTCGGGGCGGTGGCGGCCTCCTTCTACTTCCTCCTAGGACGAGAGGCCCAGCGCAGGGGGCTTTCCACCCTGGAGTACGTGCGGGTGGCCTACACCACGGCGGCCCTCCTCCTGCTTCCCCTGCCCTACCTCTTCGGCGGGGGGTACGGGGGGTATCCCCTCGAGGTCTACGCCTACCTCCTCCTCATGGCCCTCCTTCCCCAGCTCGTGGGCCACACCAGCTTCAACTGGGCCACCCGCCACATTCCTCCGGTCCTCGTCACCCTGGCCATCCTCTTTGAGCCCGTGGGGGCGAGCCTCCTCGCCTACCTCCTCTTCGGGGAGCTCCCCGGAAGCCAGGTCCTCCTTGGGGCCCTGATCCTCCTTCTGGGCGTGGGCCTGGCCGTGGTGGGGGGTAGGCGGTGA